The window tgaggcatcacctagtagaggagcagagggcatgagaaaaatttcattttcctgctaaggcatcgcctagtagaggagcagagtgcaggagaaaattttcattttcctactgaggcatcgcctagtagaggagcagcgtgcaggagaaaaattttaaatttcatactaaggcatcgcctagtagaggagcagagaacaggagaaattttattttcttactaaggcatcgcctagtagaggagcagagtgcaggagaaaaattaaattttcctagtaagacatcgcctagtagaggagcagagtgcaggaaaaaaattaaattttcctactaaggcatcgcttagtagaggagcagaaagcaggagaaaaattttattttcctactaaggcatcgcctagtagaggagcagagtgcaggagtaaaattaaattttcctactaaggcatcgcctagtagaggagcagaaagcaggagaaaaattttattttcctactaaggcatcgactagtagaggagcagagtgcaggagaaaaattaaaatttcctaCTAAGgaatcgcctagtagaggagcagagggcatgagaaaaattaaattttcctactaagccATCaactagtagaggagcagagggcatgagaaaaaatttattttcctactaagccATCgcttagtagaggagcagagtgcaggagaaaaattttattttcctactaaggtatctcctagtagaggagcagagagcaggagaaaaattttatttcctactacggcatcgcctagtagaggagcatagtacaggagaaaaattaaattttcatactaagacatcgcctattAGAGGAGCAAAGGGCAGGAGGAAAATTAAATCTTCCTACTAAGGATGtacctagtagaggagtagatttgggaagaagagaaaaaatttttattttcctgctgagGTATCAaatagcagaggagttagagggtgggggtGTTGAATCTTTTTtacctgctaaggtatcacctagcagaggagttggAGGGTAGGGATGTTGAATTGCTAaagtatcacctagcagaggagttagagagtGGTGGTGTTGAATCTCTTTTTCCTACTAAGGTATCACCTaccagaggagttagagggtagggattttgagtttttattttcctgctaaggtatcacctagcagaagAGTTAGATGGTGGggatgttgaatttttattttcttgctaaggtgtcacctagcagaggagttagaaggtGTGAGTGTTGAATTTTCaatttcctgctaaggtatcacctagcagaggagttcgTACCCTGTCGATTTTATTCACCCTAGTGGTTTAAAGGCATCAGAGGTAAATTCAGAAGAAGTAGTGAATGCAAACGCAAAATACTCAATACGACAGAAAACGAGTTCGTGCATGCCAAAAGTGCGCAAAAGGAAATAACAAAATGTAAACATCGCAAAAGTTGCATAGTACTACAGAAAGTAAAGCAGTGCAGAAAATAACAGAATATGGCCCGAAGGCATACAATGTCTGCGtaaatgaaaaataacataaGTAAAAGAGCTCGGTCTAAGAATCGGGGCGGGGGGGGGGGTGGAGACTCTCTACAAAACTCTCAATGTCTATGAAGTCAGTAGGGGCGCCTGGCGGAGGATAGCCCTGAGCCTTGAAGAGGCCAATTGCACCCTCGAAACCCACCTACAGGAAATGATAAGCTTTAGGGGCGCAGATATCGTTGAACTGCTCGGACTTGAGGAATTCTTCCTTGAAGGCAGAGGCTTCGGAAGCATGTAGCGCTTTGGCGTCCTTGAGTTCTCTACGGAGTTGTGCTGCTTCAGCTCGAGCATTCTTTGACTCTTCCTTTAGCTTCTGGTTCTCCTTCGCGTAGTCCTCTGTCAGTCGCTGAAGCTCCTGTTTCTCCTTCAGAATCTCGTCACCTCGAGCTTGGGACTCCGAAAGCTTCTTAGCATGCGTCACTTTCATCTCGTCAATAGTAGCCTGGAGCTGTTCACGAAGAGCCTTGCCCTCCCGTAACTCTTGACAGGCGCTGGATCGAGTGTCGTTAGCATGCTCCACCAACTCCCCTACGTACATCAAGCCCTGGATAAGCAAACAAGAGTGAAAAGACGATAAGAAAATTATACATGTATTGGACATCAATCAAGAAACTAGAGGGAGAAATATACCTCAGTGATACTGCTGCATGTCCGGCGAGTGAGTTCAGACCACCCCAGTGAACTCAGGAACGCTGCATCTGCGTCGGAAGGAAGCTGATACATTATCTTCTGAGCTAGATGAGTAGGATCCCGTCCCACGATGGCCGAATCTGGGGTGTATAGAGGATGTACCGCCGATTCAGTGGGAGGCCCCTCATCTGACCCGGACCCTTCTGGAGAAGAGATCGATACAACTGAGATCTCATAAATCTTACACTTACCATGCTGTGAGACTGACGGGCTAGGATCAGTGGATGCCTTCTTCTTACCAGATGGAGGTGGGGACTTGGCTCGAGGAGGCGGAGAGAAGGCTCTCTTTGGGGCGGATGAGGATGAgcatgctttcttcttcacagcATTAGGGGAGCCAGCAGGTCTCTTCGCAGTAGTAGAGCAAGAACTTGTTTTCTTCTTATCAGCAGCATAACAGTCTCCCTTTGTGCCCATAGTGACTGCTGGAACGACTGACTTCCGGGGAGCGGATGATGAACTCCTAGCCTTCTTTTTCGCAATCTCGCGAAGGAATGCATCATTCATGACTCTAACACCTGCAAATAAAAACAGTGAATCGAATGAGAATATTGTCAAAGAACTCAATAAGCAAAACAGAGACAGAAAGGGTGAAGAGATGAGAATATCTACCAGCGTCCTCCTTTAGCTTAATTTTCGTGGGACTTAACCCAGCATGACACATGAGATCTTTAGATGGAAGTTGGGGAATGCTAAAGATCGGTCTCCTAATGCACTCATTATCTCTAGATACTCCTTATCCTTCTTGTAACCCTTGAAAAGTTCAGGCTTGGTGAAAGTAGGGTACCAATCGGTATAACAAGTCAATTCTTTAGGTGGCTGGATATAGAAGAAGTATTTTTCCAGTCCTTAACATGACTAGGAGCCCCCTCGAAAAGCTTTTGGCTAGATGATGAGGTCACATAAAAAGGTGCTTCTTTGGATCTGGACAGAACTAAGAAGTAGGAGAAAGTGGTGCAATTCAAAGGGAGGTCTAGGGCTCGGAATAACACAGCGAAACAGCTTATCAAGCGGAGAGCATTGGGAGTGAGCAGACTCAGATGCACCTGATAGTACTTGCTCAATTCTTGGAAGAAATCGCACAAGAGAAAGCGAAGACCGACGTCAAGGTTGTGCTGAAAGAAGGTATAAAGCCCTTAGGGGCTAGATAGTGTAAGAATCGAtcgttcatttcatttattatgaattaCGGTATTTTATGGTAATGATTTATGGCTTTACATTATGATaagaatggtaatgaatgttatataatggaatagataatggatgggtagaatagaaggttgaatttgagttaaataggtaatggaagtgttgAAACGGTGtgaaactgtggcagtagttgtgatttttagcataatgttttgtattgtgatccaaatgatgtgaggctactttcattagaaagatcagatataaggctataactttcatgttttgagttttgttcaaatcattaggaaagacgtgccaaaagtggcccgaatgtTGTCGTGCGCATCGTCGTTCCTTTACTGACATATGTTGGAAGATTGAGCataaatttttgctcaaaccttcaaatgacatgaggctaattggagatgcaagccaagacatagggctacaacttttatgtttacaaCTTTTCCTAATTCTTAAGGAAAAAGGCATTTCCGGAGCAATCTTTGAtgtggctgtgcgcagagctgcgcccgagcggtaatatttgaccgcccgagcgcgcctcGCTCTGAAAATTTGGTGTTTTGGCCGAGAAGTCGGCGCTAGGGCGGTAATATGTGACCGCCTGAGCGCCCAGCAAgttaaaaaacgtgttttgaagtttgagaggcataaaatcgaatggggatttttttttactcatttttctctcttcttcttctcttctctcacggtttggaagctaggttcctcatttctcttcaatccaacttcttccaagaaattaatctttagttgaaaccttaatctttgcttggagactagaagttcttctcctcaagagtttaggagGAAGGTAAGAGAGCTTgtttccttgggttagtgattgaaagGAGAATATTGGGTTATTTGGTTTGAATGTTGATGTAAGATTGTTaatttaatgattgatggtattattattattattattgtgttgTAGGAATCCCTCAAGAACTTAGCAAGCACTTGTgtattgggttgtaagtagacttttcatttgaatgcatctcatgatctatgtatatgataaatgaaatttttatttattttagctcctttaattcattgattatgtatattgtatgaatTGATATATtggaaagaaatggaattgatgCCAATGGCAAAGTAAAAGAGCTAAGGTTTTAGCACGCACAccatgtgtttgataaaatgattcaatggtTCTTTTTATGGCTTGATAGTTATATGGTAGTGGTGGTGCTTCTAGCACTTCTAAACCCACATAACAGAAGTTGATCAACATAATGACATGTAAtgtgactgattttgactgagACGTACATGTATACCATCAACGGATGACCTATCAATGCCATACAAATGAAAAGGGATGAATTGTTCTATAGATgccatcttataattgttatttatgaattttattgactGATGGCATATTgtggttaagaaatgatatggatttcTTCTTTACACtatggtatatgtacttgttatttaaaggTCTACTTGATGAGTTTTTATAACTCGTTTCAGTTATGTTCATGAGATGCAGATGCAGGTAACAAAGAATAGATACGACGGAGTGTCAAgacaaaagaagaagaactagtgccaatcttggaggaaatgataatgaagtatattttgtattaaaaatggAAAAGTTCTTTTGAAGTTCAAACTTGATTTGTAATGGTTTTTAATAATGTCATTTGCTACTTTTGGTTATTAATATAAGTATTTTGATTGTTATATGGAATGTGGTCTTATtgacattatttgaaatattttgcttgagaCGGGTGGCAAGTCCTTTTTACGGGAaaactctgccaaaatttttttaaagctcataCTTTCCTCCAAGTCTATATTTTAAAGCTTCCGCATTATagagtttatttaattatttattttttttaaatggataagggtgttacatttagtggtatcagagcaaatgtTTTTGGGACCAATGATTTGGCACACGACTTCTTCAGTTTGCGACACTTCGGTATGTCTAATTCTGCATCTCATGGATGTACTGATATGATTATATGTATCTTTAATTGTATAAAGATGATTTAAAATGCTTTTAAACTGAGATGCAATGTAGGAGATGCCACCTAAGAGGAAAGTTGTAGAGGGAGAAGATAGTTCCTCATCacgagttgtcgatgagtttaGTAAGTTGCTCTAGTGCCCGCCGATGGCTCGAGCGCGGGCTAGCGTTCGGGCGTGCGCGCTGGCGTGGGCGAGCTGGCGCTCGGGTGAGCGTGAGAAGGGGCGGAGAGCTGTGCACTAGAGCGCTCCTGCGGGGCGAGGGCGCGCCGGGCGAGCGTGCGGGCGTGCGTGCTGGCGTGGGCGAGCTGGGGCTCGGGCGAGTGTGAGGAGGGGCGGCGCGCTGAGAACTGGAGCACTCGTGCGGGTCGAGGGCTTGCCGGGCGAGCGTGCGATGATAGGCGCTCGGGCGAGCGGGGCAGGGGTGAGCGTGGTGGAGGGCGAGCTCGGGACGATTGGGCGAGCACCGCGAGAGGCGAGCGTGCGCTGTCGAGGAGCTCGAGCGAGCGTGCGCTGTCGAGGAGCTCGGGCATGCGCGCGGGCGAGCGTGTGATGCGCGCTGGGGGCGAAGGCGCGTCGGGGCGGGCGTGCGCACTCGGGCTAGCTGATGAGAGGGCGTGCACACGTCGGGCGCGCGATGGGGCGAGGCGCGCTTGGGAGAGCAGGCGCGCCGGGGGGAGGGCGAGCGAGGGTGGGGGCGCACCGTTGGGGCTAGCGCACAAACGGTGAGAGCCGAGCTGGCGAGGCGAGCGGCGAGTGATTGTGCGGGGTAGGGCGGAGGTGATGGGCAGGCGAGGGGCTGGCGAGGGCGGCGAGATGCGGGCAGGTGAGGGGGCGCGGCGATGTGGCTGGGGCGAGGCGATGGGCGAGCTTGGCGTTTGGCGAGGCGATGGGGCTGGTAGGTGAGGCGGTGGCCGGGGCTGTGTGCACGGTGAGGGGGCTGGGGCGAGGCGATGGGGCTGGTAAGCGAGGTGGTGGCCGGGGCTGCGTGAGAAGGTAACAGCGAGGTGATTGTGATACGGGGCTAGGGTAACACACAAGTAGGGCGTAGGCGGGGGGAGAGCTGGTGAATaaaattgaagagaaaattaTGTAAGGGAGAAGTGAAATTGAAGTAGGGGAggacctctatttatagaggAGCTCAGACCAAATCTTACTATTCAGAAGGAGATtgcgatttgatttgatatctttCCATTCAGGAGGAGGTCGATCCCCGCGACCTGACCGGGCAGGTCGATCTCTGTAATTTTCGCAGTGGTAACATTGTTCATTAACGACAAACCAAATAGATTTTTCTAACATGGTATGCTCTCGTCGTCGGTAAATCGAGGACAACCCAATCAATCGAACTTTaaacctacgattcagttcgactcgaGAGGGGGAGACAGGTGAGACCACATGAATGGGCACACTATCTCTGGCCCATCCCCAGCCCAAATGGAAGACAGGCCCACCAAGGacccatgtattctcctataaatacaagGTTTGAGCGTTCAGTTGATTCATTcattatattgttttcagcagcacacttagctgctccccccatatatcctcagtctctgacttgagcgtcggaggggctacgccaggacaccctcctggcccccttctaacgatcttatttgtgatttcaggctcagggtaattTCAAAATCTGCGTATGGACTAGTGACATTTACTGAAAACGGATcttaaatttcccgtgagtatcaatttcaattttttttttttaaaattgaaattgaaatttaaattgaaattgGGGTTTTAGGTCTTGAACTCATTGCCTTTATTGTATATACTTATAAATTCGTTGTCCCCCACAAGGTTACTGGATCGGATGACTTGTATTATTAGTCTTACTTGCTCAGCACTCTTAAAAGCACTAACAAAATGTCGATGTCATTCTTCTTTCCACAATGACCATTCACAGGAGCCCTTTTTGACTTTTGAAGTgaacaatttaaattttagagaatttttttttaaaaaaaaaaagaggaaaaaagaagctttatttatttaaaaaaaacccaattTTCTCCGATAATaatttacatgattttttttttgtcttctcATTATGCTCATACTATATTGTTTCATCATAGCAAATCAATTCAAGTCGTCAAATTTAAAATGAAGTTCTTATTCTTGTTTGGAAATGTATGAAAGATCAGTCaaatcaatttcaaaatttggagTCCTGCAAGTTGGTTCGATTTAAATTTGGTTCAATCACCTTCCCCTgtgatttcaaattaatttaattttgaggGACAAAATAATACTCGGAATTTGTGTAGCAGTCAATATCAACggcaaattaaatataaatatgtagGGGCAATAATTTCTCGATAATGACGCatggaatatatataaaataatggaCGTCTATTACAAAAGTTGCTTTGACACCACTCCTCTTTCCATCCAATTTCTTTATTATTGGATTTTAATACATGCTACACGACACGATTCTTCAATTTAAGTAATTTCGGGAACAATTGATAACGCCACTAATCTTTGTTTAAAcgatatttcaaataatataaatatttttacttgttaattttaataattaattaaataaaataacattttgtgCTTCGTCCGTGTAAAATAGtaattaatataaaacatagagtTTTTATCAACCTATTTAAAAACACATCAACTTTTGCGTGTTTTTTCCTTGTACGCTTTTATTTGCTCTTTAAAGTAATCAAAtgagatattttttaaaattataaatatgtgaaaGATATATAATTGAGTTATATGCCAAATTCTAAGCTCTCatgaattgttttttttaaaaaaaaaaaaaagctgatCGTCGAGTGATAtccttatttttttgaaattttcgagTGCTATTTTTTGATTTGCAAAAGTATTGTGAAAGGAGAGTCCACACAAATTAAAAGGCAAAAGACAAAAATTAGTGGTATGTGAAGATGGGATTgatatccattttttttttaaaaaaaaaaatattatgcatACATTATgtcaatttatatttattaaatatgttGTTTACTCGTGGAATATAAGTTTAAAATCGAGCTATGAAGTCATTATTCTTGTGGTTTGAGTGACATAATTATCTTTCCATTTTAGGAAAAGGTCATACTTCAAATTCTATTCACAATAAACTATTTTCCACCCctaaattgtaaattttttttaaaaaaaaaatcgacctTTGAAGCAGTCGCAATATTTGTCTTTTCTTTAATTTCCGGAGATAATTTTTCATccccaaaataaaaatatgcaatatcatagattttattttcctttccCAAATcgaattttctaatttttattttcacatCTGAAGATCGAGATATTtttttaccaattttttttGTCTATTTGGGTTTATATATTACAAAAATGTTCCTCCATGTTATGATTATTTCATATTTAAGATAATCGGCCTTCCATGTCCGAGGACGAAGCACGCGGAAACGTCTGCGTTCGGCCGTTTAATTCATTTGAAAAACCTttttaaattgaagaaaaaaaaatcctaaaaaaattgctaaaaaatctaaaatactGATAAtgaatcataaaaaatatagaaaaaactGTTAAAAAAATTCCGACGACTATATTATTCAAAAATCGAACAATTTATCTAAAAATAAACATCATTCTCTCTTCATTATGCACATAATCTCCAATTTTTCACACAATTTCACATTTTATAACGTCTCAAATTTGACGAATGTCCTCATTGTATTAAGACGAGTCTTTCATGCGTTCACACGCACCCCGAAAAACTTCATAGAGGTAATTTATCCCAAAATTGTCCCAAATCAAGTACGTTTAACTTTGCAGTTTTTAAGTGATAAGTTTTCGAAAAGAAGATGTATCTTGTTGGTACGAGTAGTATCAATCAAAACTTTTTTAAGCTCTTTTCAACTATACACTTTCATACATGCACGGTCTTGAAATCTCTCTCATTTCGTTGTGAGATTGATTCATTTATGTTCCACTTCGCCTAGAAGTTTGCTATGAGCCGCTTCTTGCCCTTGTAACCTCTTGGTACCAAC of the Primulina huaijiensis isolate GDHJ02 chromosome 1, ASM1229523v2, whole genome shotgun sequence genome contains:
- the LOC140990630 gene encoding uncharacterized protein yields the protein MNDAFLREIAKKKARSSSSAPRKSVVPAVTMGTKGDCYAADKKKTSSCSTTAKRPAGSPNAVKKKACSSSSAPKRAFSPPPRAKSPPPSGKKKASTDPSPSVSQHGKCKIYEISVVSISSPEGSGSDEGPPTESAVHPLYTPDSAIVGRDPTHLAQKIMYQLPSDADAAFLSSLGWSELTRRTCSSITEGLMYVGELVEHANDTRSSACQELREGKALREQLQATIDEMKVTHAKKLSESQARGDEILKEKQELQRLTEDYAKENQKLKEESKNARAEAAQLRRELKDAKALHASEASAFKEEFLKSEQFNDICAPKAYHFL